One genomic region from Sulfurimonas sp. encodes:
- the plsX gene encoding phosphate acyltransferase PlsX, with translation MVKIAIDAMGGDFGPSPIVKGCIQALKKKSFQPILVGNKEEILALLPKCYRSEISIVEADDVISMSDSATDAIKRKQSSIYKAVDLVKTGMADGVVSAGHSGATMTLATLRLGRLKGVSRPALVTLMPTKTGRRSVVLDVGANVDSKPEHLVQFAIMGGCYAHDLLNIQNPKIGLLANGEEDSKGNEVTKTAFKMLQGYKGFVGNVEGGDIFNGTCDVITCDGFIGNLVLKTSEGVAATISGLIKDYIRKSPIAITGALLMRKVFRLLKKEIDYAEVGGAPLIGLKGCAIVSHGKSNAKAIENAIYQAIGYVDTGVNEHILEKLQEYNQKDI, from the coding sequence ATGGTAAAAATTGCTATTGACGCAATGGGCGGGGATTTCGGTCCTTCGCCAATTGTTAAAGGGTGTATCCAAGCACTTAAAAAGAAATCATTTCAACCTATACTTGTAGGAAATAAAGAAGAAATTTTAGCTCTGTTACCAAAATGTTATAGATCTGAGATTTCTATAGTTGAAGCGGATGATGTAATTTCTATGAGTGACTCTGCAACTGATGCAATTAAAAGAAAACAAAGCAGTATATATAAGGCTGTTGATTTAGTAAAAACAGGTATGGCTGATGGTGTAGTTTCTGCTGGACATAGTGGTGCCACAATGACATTGGCAACTCTTAGACTTGGTCGTCTTAAGGGTGTTTCTCGTCCGGCACTTGTAACTCTTATGCCAACAAAAACTGGTCGTCGTTCAGTTGTTTTAGATGTTGGAGCAAATGTTGATTCAAAACCTGAACATCTTGTTCAGTTTGCTATTATGGGCGGATGCTATGCGCATGATTTACTAAATATTCAAAATCCTAAAATTGGTCTTTTAGCGAATGGCGAGGAAGACTCAAAAGGAAATGAAGTAACAAAAACTGCTTTTAAAATGCTTCAAGGTTATAAAGGATTTGTAGGTAATGTTGAAGGTGGAGATATCTTCAATGGAACTTGTGATGTTATAACTTGCGATGGTTTTATTGGAAACTTAGTTCTTAAAACAAGTGAAGGCGTAGCTGCTACTATTAGTGGTTTGATTAAAGACTATATTAGAAAATCTCCTATTGCTATTACAGGTGCACTTTTAATGAGAAAAGTTTTTAGACTTTTGAAAAAAGAGATAGATTATGCCGAAGTTGGTGGTGCTCCGCTTATTGGTCTAAAAGGTTGTGCTATTGTTAGTCATGGAAAGAGTAATGCAAAAGCAATAGAAAATGCGATTTATCAAGCTATCGGTTATGTTGATACAGGTGTAAATGAGCATATATTAGAAAAACTTCAAGAGTACAATCAAAAGGATATTTAA
- the metK gene encoding methionine adenosyltransferase, protein MTKEYIFTSESVTEGHPDKMADQISDAILDYIIEHDSKPELARVACETLVSNGFCVIAGELKTTAYAPMQEIARKVIQEIGYTDANYGFDYRSAAVLNTVGEQSPDIMQGVDKADGVIGAGDQGLMFGYACRETEVLMPLPIYLAHRLTQRLAEVRKEGIIPYLRPDGKAQISIKYIDEKPVYIDTIVVAAQHSPDVSHKQITQDIIDEVIKAVIPKEMMDENTVIHVNPTGKFVVGGPQGDAGLTGRKIIVDTYGGSCPHGGGAFSGKDPTKVDRSAAYAARWIAKNLVASDVCEKVTIQIAYAIGVVQPVSIMVDAHGTSKEKEEKIEKCIRELFDLSPKGIIDSLDLLRPIYKKTASYGHFGREDKEFTWENTDRVDDIKAYFSKNG, encoded by the coding sequence ATGACAAAAGAGTATATATTTACTTCAGAGTCTGTAACAGAAGGGCACCCTGATAAGATGGCAGATCAAATCAGTGATGCAATTTTGGATTATATTATAGAGCATGATTCTAAACCTGAGCTAGCACGCGTTGCTTGTGAAACTTTAGTGTCAAATGGTTTTTGTGTAATCGCAGGCGAATTGAAGACTACGGCTTATGCCCCAATGCAAGAGATTGCAAGAAAGGTTATTCAAGAGATTGGTTACACAGACGCAAACTATGGTTTTGACTATCGTTCAGCAGCAGTTTTAAATACAGTAGGTGAACAATCACCAGATATTATGCAAGGTGTTGATAAAGCAGATGGTGTCATTGGCGCGGGTGATCAAGGACTAATGTTTGGATATGCCTGTCGTGAAACAGAGGTGTTGATGCCTTTACCTATTTATTTGGCACATCGCTTAACTCAAAGATTGGCAGAAGTTAGAAAAGAGGGAATTATCCCATATCTTCGCCCAGATGGCAAAGCTCAAATAAGTATTAAGTATATAGATGAAAAGCCCGTTTATATTGATACTATTGTAGTAGCAGCACAACATTCACCAGATGTTTCTCATAAACAAATCACTCAAGATATAATTGATGAAGTTATAAAAGCAGTTATTCCTAAAGAGATGATGGATGAAAATACAGTTATACATGTAAATCCTACTGGAAAATTTGTTGTTGGTGGACCACAGGGAGATGCTGGGCTTACAGGAAGAAAAATCATAGTAGATACTTATGGTGGAAGTTGTCCTCATGGAGGAGGTGCTTTTAGCGGAAAAGACCCTACTAAAGTTGATAGAAGCGCGGCTTATGCAGCTAGATGGATAGCTAAAAATCTTGTAGCAAGTGATGTATGTGAGAAAGTGACTATACAAATCGCTTATGCGATAGGTGTTGTTCAACCTGTTTCTATAATGGTAGATGCACATGGGACAAGTAAAGAAAAAGAAGAAAAAATCGAAAAATGTATAAGAGAACTTTTTGACCTATCTCCAAAAGGTATCATAGATTCTTTAGACTTACTGCGCCCTATATACAAAAAAACTGCTTCTTATGGTCACTTTGGAAGAGAAGATAAAGAGTTTACTTGGGAAAATACTGATAGAGTTGATGATATAAAAGCATACTTTTCTAAGAATGGCTAG
- the rpmF gene encoding 50S ribosomal protein L32, which translates to MAVPKRRVSHSRGAKRRTHYKITLAKPVKDKDGTYKLPHHINPTTGEYK; encoded by the coding sequence ATGGCAGTACCTAAAAGACGAGTCTCACACTCTCGCGGAGCGAAAAGAAGAACTCACTATAAAATCACTTTAGCTAAACCAGTTAAAGATAAAGACGGAACATATAAACTACCTCACCATATCAACCCAACTACGGGTGAGTATAAGTAA
- a CDS encoding 4Fe-4S dicluster domain-containing protein: MAVIINDTCINCGACIDECPVEAIVDEDDNPNDEDTYYVYGDKCVECVGHHDEPACATACPTEGCITWDAIGESPEHREDVTDEQRSNKEAIVD, translated from the coding sequence ATGGCAGTAATAATTAATGATACCTGTATCAATTGTGGTGCATGTATAGATGAATGTCCAGTAGAAGCAATCGTTGATGAGGATGATAATCCGAATGATGAGGATACTTATTATGTTTATGGTGACAAATGTGTAGAATGTGTTGGTCATCATGATGAACCAGCTTGTGCTACTGCATGTCCAACTGAGGGCTGTATTACTTGGGATGCTATTGGTGAAAGCCCAGAGCATCGTGAAGATGTTACAGATGAGCAGCGTTCAAATAAAGAAGCTATCGTAGATTAA
- the ndk gene encoding nucleoside-diphosphate kinase, which produces MERTLSIIKPDAVAKGVIGKILDRFESNGLRIASTKKIQLSIQDAQAFYAVHAERPFFNDLVDFMISGPVVVTILEGENAMQINRNLMGATNPKEAEAGTIRADFAENIDANAVHGSDSVENAAIEIAFFFSEREIS; this is translated from the coding sequence ATGGAGCGTACACTATCAATAATAAAGCCAGATGCAGTTGCAAAAGGCGTAATCGGTAAAATTTTAGATCGTTTTGAGAGTAATGGTCTTAGAATAGCATCTACTAAAAAAATTCAACTTTCAATCCAAGATGCACAAGCATTTTATGCGGTTCATGCAGAGCGTCCTTTTTTCAACGACTTAGTTGATTTTATGATTAGCGGACCAGTTGTTGTTACAATTTTAGAAGGTGAAAATGCTATGCAAATTAACCGTAATCTAATGGGTGCTACTAACCCTAAAGAAGCTGAAGCTGGAACTATCCGTGCTGACTTTGCTGAGAATATAGATGCTAATGCAGTTCACGGAAGTGACTCTGTTGAAAATGCAGCTATCGAAATTGCATTCTTTTTCTCTGAGAGAGAAATTTCATAA